One Verrucomicrobiales bacterium genomic window, CGGAAGGAGGCTAGATCAACCGGAGACCCCGGTCCTCGATTTGTGCTGGAAGGGATTCTTCAGCTACCCCAGTATGGTGTTACGGCTTAGGAGGTATCTCCAGCGGAGTGATCCAGACGTGGTAGTTTCATTCGGGGTCTATCCGAATCTGGTTGCCTGGAGCGCTATGAGAGGTCTCCACAAACGTCCGGCTTTAGTATTGAATGAAATCACGCGTCCCTATCAAGAAGAGTTAGATACTGCGAATCCATTCCGTTCCTATATCCTTTCTGCCATGAAGCGGCATGTCTACTCGCGCGCTGAACTATTTGCCGCGAATTCATCCGACGGACTTAACGAGTCAGTCACCCATTATCGTGTTGACAAAGGACGAGCTAGGCGCGTTTGGAATCTCCTAGACATGCGGACGATTCTGGCGCTCAGCGCGCCGAGCGAGGCTCAAAACACAGAGCACATCGATCCTTCGATTTGTATTGCCGCGCGGCAGGATAAGCTGAAACGCATTGATACTTTGCTCAATGCGGTCTCTGGTCTACAGCAGGGGCTTAGGTGGAAGGTGGACATTATTGGCGATGGTAGGGAGAATGTGAGCTTGAGGGAGTTATCCCGCAGCCTGG contains:
- a CDS encoding glycosyltransferase produces the protein MSPSVLLVGSSLSGGGAENRFRLLSENLFGGNVSLALFKADGRRLDQPETPVLDLCWKGFFSYPSMVLRLRRYLQRSDPDVVVSFGVYPNLVAWSAMRGLHKRPALVLNEITRPYQEELDTANPFRSYILSAMKRHVYSRAELFAANSSDGLNESVTHYRVDKGRARRVWNLLDMRTILALSAPSEAQNTEHIDPSICIAARQDKLKRIDTLLNAVSGLQQGLRWKVDIIGDGRENVSLRELSRSLGLCDRVTFHGWLKNPYPVIARASIFTLCSEYEGYSNAVLEAMGLGVPVITSLCSADASELGREGAALTFPVGDVHELRRQIGRLLQLPELRAQLRAKGREVAARHALEVVVPRYESLIREAISLTQPQGGVRV